CTGACTGAGGCGGACAGCAGCAGGGCAGCGGCGATGAAGACAGCGAATCCACCGACATTCCAGTTGGTACGAAGGCCAGTGGACAGGAAAAAGACCGGCATTACGACGAGCAGTACGTGATGCCGCAGTTGATCCATTTTTTCCTGATCGAACCAGGCGGCTTCCATGCTCGCACCAGCCAGGAAGGCGCCGACCATGAAGTGCAGCCCGGCCCAGTCGGCACCAAAGGAAACGGTGGCCAGCCAGATCAGCGCGACATACCAGCGATCACGCTCGGGTATTCGTGCCATCAGCCGATGGAACAACCAGGCAGAAACCGTAAAGATCAGAAGAAACGCACCCTGGCGACCAATGCGCTGCCAATCCATCAGGATCAGTGCCAGCACCCCCCAGATCGCGATGTCGTCGAGACTGGCGTAGCGGAGAATGCGCTGGCCGATTGGCTGGCGGAGAACATCGAGCTTTTCCATCAGCAGGATCAAGATGGGCAGGGCAGTCACGGCACAGGCCATGCCGACACCAACGACGAACTGCCAGGTCAGTGCCTTGGCCCCCATCCAGCCATCAACCGTGAGCATCAGGGCGGCAGCGGTGCAGCCAAAAAGCAGGGGTACACCCAAGGCCAGACCGGCCGTAATCCCGCTTTCACGCCGGTGCACCCAGGCCTTCTTGAGATCAAGTTCAACGCCGGCAATCATCACGAAAAGCATCACCGCCCACCAGGCAATGCCGTTCAAGGACTGGATCACGGTGGGATTGAAAACGAACTGGTAATACTCCGGGAAGACCCGGCCGAGAATACCCGGACCGAGCAGAATGCCGGTGATGATCTGGACCACGACCAGAGGCGCGAAATAATCGGTCTTCCCCAAGCGCCAGATAAGGTAGGGCACGGAAAAAATGATCGCCATGGCGATCAGGAAAATCTCCGTCGTATTCATGACAACCGGCGCAGAACCAGTAGCGGAAGGCGCAGCACGAAACCGATGAAGAGACGGGTGTGCATCCACGTCAGCAGCGTGTTGTCGCGCAGGTATTTAAAGTGCGAGACACCCCCTTCGTCAGCCCGGAAATAGCGTACCGGCGCGTCGATGTTGATCGGCCGGACACCCGCCCAACACAAGCGGACGACGGCTTCGGGGTCGAAATCGAAGCGACGCATGAAACGATTGGCCCGCATGATTTTGATCAGCGGCTGAATGGGATAGACCCGAAAGCCATACAACGAATCACCAATCCCCATCCACAGCGTTTCGAGATTGGCCCAGCCGTTCGATACTTTTCGGCCATTGACGCGCAATGCCGGCGCATCGGCGTCGAATACCGGTTTGCCCAGCACCATGTGTGCAGGCTCGGCCTGCGAGGCGGCCATGAATGCAGGAATCAGTTCGGCCGGATGCTGGCCGTCCGAATCCATGGTCAGGGCATGCGTAAAACCCTCAGCTGCGGCGAGGCTGATGCCCTCGAGTACCGCCGAACCCTTGCCGCGATTTTCGGGCAGAACAATGATGCGCAGCCCGGCCTCGGTCGTGGCCATGGCCTGCAAGGCTTCGACGCTGCCATCCGTGCTGCCGTCAACGACGACCCAGACCGGCGACCACTGAGCCAGGGCACTACGCACCGTGACGGCCACCTTGGCTCCGGGGTTATAGCTGGGAATGAGGACGAGATGGGTTTTTGAAACAGCAGGCATGTGGTGTTTTTTTCAGGCGGCGGGGGCCATCTTGGGTGTCGGATTCTCGCCCAACTCACTACGAAAATAGCCTTCCAGCTCGCTAGTGAAGGATTTGAGGTTGGTCGGTGGCGGAAAGCGGCGACCGAGACGGACACGGCAGGTCAGCGGCAGCTGGGGACGCCGGAAGAGCGGCCAGGCCTTGCCGAGATAGGGGGTCGAAAACTCGATCAGTATTGTCTGCACGGCCACCTTGCTCCGATTGGAAATCAGACCAACGCTGGAAGAACAGGGACCGATCGGAAAGTCGAGCGTGCGCGAACCCTCCGGGAAAATCACCAGATGCGCCCCCTGAGCCAGCTCCTGGCGCGAGCCGATAATCATGTCGAGCGCGGCATCGTTTCGAATGTAGCGGGCCAGGCGGGCGGCAGCGCCGAACAGGATATTGTCCATCAACGATGCCTTCATGATGCAGACGGCGTTGGGAAGCCGGGAAATGATCATGACGACATCGAGCAGCGAGGGGTGATTGGCCGCCACGATCAGTGGCCCCTCATCGCGCAACCGGTCAATCTCCTTCAGGTCGAAACGGCAGGCACAAAACAGCGTGAGAATCTGCAGATAGATCCGGAAGGCAGATGAAATCATCCAGCGGCCGAATGGCTGGCTGATCCGCTGTGGCAACACCAACTGGAAGAGCAGGGCACAGGGAAGCCAGATCAGGCAAAGCACGGCCAGCGAGCCCAGGCCAAGGCCCATGGCGATATATTCGTAGGCTATCCAAAGCGGATTGCCGACGCCTCGCCGATCAGTCATTGACCTTGACGCGGGTCGATGACTCGCCGAAAACCCAGGTAATGGCAATGCCGCCGGCAAGATAATCCTTCTTGCGAATCAATGGACTGTCGGCGAAGGTGGCGCCGCTCAGGTTGTCGTAGCGAACAAAGCCACCCACCCAGTAGGTCGGAAAGCGCTTGGATAAGGAGGCAAGCAACTGCGTTCCGGCGTAACCGGCCCCGGCTTCATAGGCGGCTCGGTCGGCCGTCGCGTATTGCGGTGCCACGGTGTAATAGTAGGCGTTCTGACGCTTGTCGCCGAACACCGGCCCGGCCAGCATGCCGAGATTCCAGCCAGCCATGCCGGGAAGGTCGGTAATGTCGACATTCAGTTTAGGGTGGAAAACCCAGCCGATTGACTGTGGCGACCCCTCGACCGTTAGCGCAGCCCGCAGCGGCAGCAGTATTTTGACGAAACGGGCGCGATTGTCGGAACGCCATACGGTTAAATCAACTTGTGGTCCAACCTCAAACGTCGCCTTGAGATCGGACATGCCGGCCCGCGCCTTGATGTTATCGCTGCTGACCGGTGGCGAAAGAGCGAGGCTGACCGTCAGGTCGATACGGTCAGAATCGAAAAAACTGCCGCGGATACCCTGACGATCGGCCTTCAGAAAATCACCGTGATAGGTGAAATGGGGAACCGGCATCAAAAAATTGTGGCTCTGGTCAGACCCGCGATAGGAAGGAAAACTGAAGGCTGCGACACCAGCCCCGATTTCCCAAAGCGGCTGGTCTTCTGCCGCCTGCACGCCGGTGGTCATGACCGCTGCACAAGCAGCAAGCAGAAAACCGTTCCGATAGAGCTTGGTCATGGCCATTAACTTTTCTCCAGCGTGTGCGAGGCAAACGCCTCGATTTCAAGCAACAGGTCGCTACGACAAATATCGGCCTGGACGAAAACCGCATCTGCATCACCAATCAGGGGCATCAGCACTTCCCTGAGCAAGGGGAAATCGGCAGCGTGGCGCACGTAAACCCGATAAGAAAGTTCGCTCAGGATATACGGGCTGCTACGGCACAGCCGGTTGGCCTCATCAACAACCGCCGCGATGTTGGCCATCGATTCACGACATTGCCCCGAGACATCCCCCGGCGAAACCGTCTGGTGGCCAACAATACTGGCCGTGCCCGAAATGAACAGCAGTTCCTGAGCCGGGAGATAGGCCAGGGCACCGCGCGAAAAAGTCGGACTGCGCGGACCATAGTCAGCCGGATAGTTGTAGGCACTAACCTGACGCGGATTTTCGAGGGGAACCGCCGGCGCCCGGCCAGCCATGAAGGCAATACTCAGCGGACTGCCAGCCAGGCCGATGGCACAGGCCGCGGGGACATTGCCCGTCGCGCCACGGTGACATTCAAGGAAGGCATCCTGTCGACCAATGTTGAACTGGCGATAACGCTCCAGCCCATTTGTTTCCAAATTGATTTCAGCCAGATAATTCCAAACCCGCCACAGATGGGGCAGTTGTTCCGCATCGAGCAAGCGGAAAATCCGGCGATAGGCTTCCTCGCTGGCCGCCTGCAGGGAAGAGCAATTGGCGGAACTGGTGAAATCCGTTTCATGGAGTTCAATCACGCCGAAGAGCAGCCCCTCCGAGCGCCGCCAGGCGATCCCCTCGCTATGTCCGGAGGTCAGCGGCTGATCGACTGACCAGACTTCATGAATGGTTGCTGTGCAGGCCCCGAGTAACGGAGCCTTAACGGATTGTTCCGGCCAGGCCGGGCGAATGCCACCAGTCGGCTCACCAACCATGGCGCCGCCGAGCTCCCTGCCGGTTTCACGTGAAACCACAGATGGCGAAGATACAAACTCGAGATTCACTATGCGTTGTACACGACTGCGTCGTCGACCTTACGGATATTGAAACGGCGACGCTTCCAGCCCATGAAAGCCCGCTTCGGCTGCATGATGTTGGCGATGTAATAGAGCATCTTGAAAGCCCAGATCGAACGCCAGATTGGCGTTTTGCCAAAAATGTCGCCGGCCAGCATGGAAAGCACGGCTTCCTTGGCCCGAAAAACGTTCCTTGGCCCCATGAAAAATTCACGCATGATCGGATTGGTCACGCGATAGATGAACCACGAGAATTCTTTCGGCCCGTGTTTCATCATCGCATCGAATCGCTTCAGGGCGGCCGGCGCCTTGGCCGGCGTCTTGAGACAGGTATCAATGGCTTCGGCTGCGATAACCCCGCTGTTCATGGCGAGCAGCACGCCCGAAGAGAAAACCGGATCGATGAAAGCGTAGGCATCGCCGAGCATCACATAGTTGTTGCCGTGATTGCGTTCGGAAACGTAGGAAAAATTGCCTGTCGCCTCGACTTCATTGACCAGCTTAGCGTTCTGGAGGCGCATGGTGAGCTTTGGACATTG
The DNA window shown above is from Dechloromonas sp. HYN0024 and carries:
- a CDS encoding cation:proton antiporter; translated protein: MNTTEIFLIAMAIIFSVPYLIWRLGKTDYFAPLVVVQIITGILLGPGILGRVFPEYYQFVFNPTVIQSLNGIAWWAVMLFVMIAGVELDLKKAWVHRRESGITAGLALGVPLLFGCTAAALMLTVDGWMGAKALTWQFVVGVGMACAVTALPILILLMEKLDVLRQPIGQRILRYASLDDIAIWGVLALILMDWQRIGRQGAFLLIFTVSAWLFHRLMARIPERDRWYVALIWLATVSFGADWAGLHFMVGAFLAGASMEAAWFDQEKMDQLRHHVLLVVMPVFFLSTGLRTNWNVGGFAVFIAAALLLSASVSGKLIGVRIAGRILNWAPGEASIIGWLLQTKALIMIIFANILLDKQIITSETFTALLLMAVLSTMLTVPLVAPKLARLKSLIGRSA
- a CDS encoding glycosyltransferase family 2 protein translates to MPAVSKTHLVLIPSYNPGAKVAVTVRSALAQWSPVWVVVDGSTDGSVEALQAMATTEAGLRIIVLPENRGKGSAVLEGISLAAAEGFTHALTMDSDGQHPAELIPAFMAASQAEPAHMVLGKPVFDADAPALRVNGRKVSNGWANLETLWMGIGDSLYGFRVYPIQPLIKIMRANRFMRRFDFDPEAVVRLCWAGVRPINIDAPVRYFRADEGGVSHFKYLRDNTLLTWMHTRLFIGFVLRLPLLVLRRLS
- a CDS encoding 1-acyl-sn-glycerol-3-phosphate acyltransferase, producing the protein MTDRRGVGNPLWIAYEYIAMGLGLGSLAVLCLIWLPCALLFQLVLPQRISQPFGRWMISSAFRIYLQILTLFCACRFDLKEIDRLRDEGPLIVAANHPSLLDVVMIISRLPNAVCIMKASLMDNILFGAAARLARYIRNDAALDMIIGSRQELAQGAHLVIFPEGSRTLDFPIGPCSSSVGLISNRSKVAVQTILIEFSTPYLGKAWPLFRRPQLPLTCRVRLGRRFPPPTNLKSFTSELEGYFRSELGENPTPKMAPAA
- a CDS encoding MipA/OmpV family protein, with the translated sequence MAMTKLYRNGFLLAACAAVMTTGVQAAEDQPLWEIGAGVAAFSFPSYRGSDQSHNFLMPVPHFTYHGDFLKADRQGIRGSFFDSDRIDLTVSLALSPPVSSDNIKARAGMSDLKATFEVGPQVDLTVWRSDNRARFVKILLPLRAALTVEGSPQSIGWVFHPKLNVDITDLPGMAGWNLGMLAGPVFGDKRQNAYYYTVAPQYATADRAAYEAGAGYAGTQLLASLSKRFPTYWVGGFVRYDNLSGATFADSPLIRKKDYLAGGIAITWVFGESSTRVKVND